A single genomic interval of Pochonia chlamydosporia 170 chromosome 7, whole genome shotgun sequence harbors:
- a CDS encoding helix-loop-helix DNA-binding domain-containing protein: MTSSALIDYSASVEPNLLDLNLPVSHGYIFDRSLDVFQSNNCLVPSFDDQPSTESPITASSSPIFHDLDTLETLSISTSSLEEPFLDELGLTIRVSNSQLGLDALTRPPSPNLVAQSPTIAIPPGVFRGKSSWILPPQYPSKHQKHTKSGYINKILPHRVAERKYRNTLNTKIEQLRHALPPTSSDTGIRGDSIGTTRVSKPSILIAAVEYIKSLEKERNTLVKQNCRLMAEIRALHN, from the exons ATGACCAGTTCAGCACTCATTGATTATT CTGCTTCTGTCGAGCCTAATCTCCTTGATTTGAATCTCCCTGTTTCTCACGGTTACATATTCGATCGCTCGCTCGACGTGTTCCAATCCAACAATTGCCTGGTCCCTAGTTTTGACGACCAACCCTCCACAGAAAGTCCTATCACCGCTTCATCTAGTCCGATATTTCATGATCTCGACACTCTCGAGACCCTGTCTATaagcaccagcagcctcgAAGAGCCTTTCCTTGACGAGTTGGGCTTGACAATTCGCGTCTCAAATTCTCAGCTAGGTTTGGACGCTCTCACACGTCCACCCTCCCCGAATTTGGTTGCACAAAGTCCGACTATTGCTATTCCGCCAGGTGTTTTCAGGGGAAAATCTTCCTGGATATTGCCACCGCAATACCCTTCAAAGCATCAAAAGCATACGAAATCAGGCTACATAAACAAGATTCTTCCACACCGTGTAGCTGAGAGGAAATATCGCAATACGCTTAATACGAAGATAGAACAGCTGCGCCATGCATTGCCGCCGACTAGCAGCGATACCGGCATCCGGGGAGACAGCATCGGTACCACAAGAGTCTCGAAACCCAGCATTCTCATCGCCGCTGTTGAGTATATTAAAAGCCTCGAAAAGGAGCGCAATACCCTCGTTAAACAGAACTGCAGGCTGATGGCTGAGATTCGGGCGCTGCACAACTAG
- a CDS encoding bZIP transcription factor domain-containing protein, whose protein sequence is MTADQLARKRERDRLAQRATRARTQSYIQQLEQEIQELRDGTTLEDHSANVNTLQELYRRNKALTDELERLRGHSEDLGAAAAIRQVSNGDLAGTPVVLMDPSFEHAIHSRSEPSGSYEYLGDCSALFGQQLLLTSNPLHIQPSNSHHSAAKQGEELQAPDLWHDNAAASFGMIESCLTAQPVPAKSYYYDNNCQYMGSLIQNELLVSNGQHGCQLSSEAATAAAAQVECFQYIADPPPGTAADGNYRP, encoded by the coding sequence ATGACTGCAGACCAACTTGCACGAAAACGAGAGCGTGATCGTCTCGCTCAGCGGGCTACTCGTGCAAGAACACAAAGCTACATACAGCAACTCGAGCAAGAGATCCAAGAGCTTCGAGATGGAACCACACTCGAAGATCATAGCGCCAATGTGAATACGCTGCAGGAGCTATACCGTCGCAACAAAGCTCTAACAGACGAGCTGGAGAGGTTACGGGGCCACTCCGAAGATCTAGGAGCCGCGGCAGCCATTCGTCAAGTTTCCAACGGCGATTTAGCCGGGACACCGGTAGTCCTAATGGATCCATCGTTCGAACATGCGATCCATTCGCGGTCGGAACCATCCGGCTCCTATGAGTACCTCGGGGACTGTTCGGCTCTCTTTGGGCAGCAGCTGCTATTAACGTCCAATCCGTTACATATTCAACCCTCAAATAGTCACCACAGCGCAGCGaaacaaggagaagagttgCAAGCACCAGATCTATGGCATGACAACGCAGCCGCAAGCTTTGGCATGATAGAAAGCTGTTTGACAGCGCAACCGGTTCCTGCCAAGTCTTACTATTATGATAATAACTGCCAATATATGGGGAGTCTAATCCAAAATGAACTGCTGGTGTCTAATGGACAACACGGCTGCCAACTAAGCAGCGAGGCAGCCACTGCCGCGGCTGCACAGGTAGAATGCTTCCAATATATAGCAGATCCACCGCCGGGAACAGCGGCAGATGGAAATTACCGGCCTTGA